In a single window of the Carassius auratus strain Wakin unplaced genomic scaffold, ASM336829v1 scaf_tig00016366, whole genome shotgun sequence genome:
- the LOC113075096 gene encoding phosphatidylinositol 4-kinase type 2-alpha-like, which yields MDETSPLVSPVRDSNNFSYGPVEPTSPRGGFGGTPGSVVRLPAGSPGRSRERQPLLDRDRGASPRDPHRNEFPEDPEFREIIRKAERAIEEGIYPERIYQGSSGSYFVKDSTGKTIGVFKPKNEEPYGQLNPKWTKWLQKLCCPCCFGRDCLVLNQGYLSEAGASLVDQKLDLNIVPRTKVVYLASETFNYSAIDRVKSRGKRLALEKVPKVGQRFHRIGLPPKVGSFQLFVEGYKDADFWLRRFEAEPLPENTNRQLLLQFERLVVLDYIIRNTDRGNDNWLIKYDCPMDTSSNRDSDWVVVKDPIIKLAAIDNGLAFPLKHPDSWRAYPFYWAWLPQAKVAFSQEIRELVLPKLSDPNFIKDLEEDLYELFKKDPGFDRGQFKKQISVMRGQILNLTQALMEGQTPLQLVQMPPVTVETARAPQRADSESYTQSFQSRRPFFTWC from the exons ATGGACGAGACGAGCCCGCTGGTCTCTCCGGTTCGCGATTCTAACAATTTTAGCTACGGTCCCGTGGAACCGACCAGTCCCCGAGGCGGATTTGGAGGCACGCCGGGCTCCGTGGTGCGTCTCCCGGCCGGGAGTCCCGGACGCAGCCGCGAGCGACAGCCGCTCCTGGACCGAGACCGAGGCGCTTCACCCCGCGACCCGCACAGGAACGAGTTCCCGGAGGATCCGGAGTTCAGGGAGATCATCCGGAAGGCGGAGCGGGCCATCGAGGAGGGCATCTACCCCGAGCGCATCTACCAGGGCTCTAGCGGGAGCTACTTCGTCAAAGACTCAACAGGG AAGACCATTGGCGTCTTCAAACCAAAGAATGAGGAACCGTACGGCCAGCTGAACCCCAAATGGACCAAATGGCTGCAGAAGCTCTGCTGTCCATGCTGTTTCGGCCGGGACTGTCTGGTCCTGAATCAGGGCTACCTGTCAGAGGCCGGCGCCAGTTTGGTTGACCAGAAACTAGATCTCAACATCGTGCCGCGCACCAAG GTGGTGTATTTAGCAAGCGAGACGTTTAATTACAGTGCCATCGACCGAGTGAAGTCTCGAGGAAAGAGGTTAGCGCTAGAAAAAGTGCCCAAGGTGGGCCAACGTTTCCACCGGATTGGCCTGCCACCCAAG GTGGGCTCATTCCAGCTCTTCGTAGAGGGATATAAAGATGCTGATTTCTGGCTCCGACGGTTCGAGGCAGAGCCTTTACCAGAAAACACTAATCGTCAACTGCTGCTACAGTTTGAGAGGCTGGTGGTGTTGGATTACATCATCAGAAACACAG ATCGAGGAAATGACAACTGGCTTATCAAATATGACTGTCCGATGGACACGTCAAGCAACAGG GACAGTGATTGGGTGGTTGTGAAGGACCCCATCATTAAACTGGCAGCCATTGACAATGGACTGGCCTTCCCTCTCAAACACCCGGATTCATGGAGAGCCT ACCCATTTTACTGGGCTTGGCTGCCTCAGGCTAAAGTTGCGTTTTCCCAAGAGATCCGAGAATTAGTTCTGCCCAAATTATCTGACCCCAACTTCATCAAAGACCTTGAGGAAGATCTATATGAGCTCTTTAAG AAAGACCCGGGTTTTGACCGAGGACAGTTCAAGAAGCAGATCTCCGTAATGAGGGGGCAG ATCCTGAACCTGACTCAGGCGCTGATGGAGGGTCAGACCCCGCTGCAGCTGGTGCAGATGCCGCCGGTGACCGTGGAGACCGCGCGAGCGCCGCAGCGAGCCGACAGCGAGTCCTACACACAGAGCTTCCAGAGCAGAAGACCCTTCTTCACCTGGTGTTGA